Proteins encoded together in one Yersinia mollaretii ATCC 43969 window:
- a CDS encoding PEP/pyruvate-binding domain-containing protein, translating into MSNSSNTQSQSVSGVYSLSSAGYLEIDKVGPKAKSLGILRLNGIKVTNGFVITADEYLSFIKSTHLDEMAILATMQGKVSVASLLEIKNTIMEGDIHDDLLDEIVEHARSLDGKNGFIVRSSAVSEDGERESSAGLYDSYVCATLEDLPMKIKSCWASIFNENAVYYLNNRMPNTIQRMSVIVQELIIPDVSGVIFSADPVSGNKDKIIIEVVKGSCENLVSGSDTPDRYVIDKREHNILERYLTQPGIAQISVNILKNLANLASQIEKIMVIDSLDLEWGVHEGVIYIFQSRPITTLAMKSSMMAVTNEKIYHPWWSDCEPCWRTDARNWAINNRNDIAWNGICNFFLYVEKGMTHAYLSDADVKKQIMEGKFFFDEGNILIQESILENLLASFSNFKEQTAKLKFEQMSRIELSDFFYTAMDLYGVLTSHYRSTGNEFTALFGEDINYYLNSQEIEQLDKWLSHEALVDESRDFRALCNEESMVNAKSIRNHLENYPWLVINHYTYNDACDSLLDRIEKNTHLTQLTHPIAVHTPPDCIDKLPANHFKTYRLIKKFRNEIKQCWASFDYILIPFFMKVSELTEEDIKDINQYYLMSEITSLINDKKKLSLQEKNSRHEKMIFIFSDGASRIECGDLASDEYNKLYTNKSTELNGSVACRGEKNTIQGEAVVLRCNDALSLKEARQAVMTPGKIIITSMTQFNALDVIVKSVGIVTDEGGVLSHAAIIAREYGIPCIVGTGSSTQRIKTGDQVIMNLDSGDVSIVD; encoded by the coding sequence ATGAGTAATTCCTCCAACACACAAAGCCAATCAGTTAGTGGTGTCTATTCACTGTCATCGGCCGGTTATTTAGAAATAGATAAAGTTGGCCCAAAAGCAAAATCACTTGGGATACTTAGATTAAATGGAATTAAGGTTACGAATGGATTTGTTATTACTGCAGATGAATATTTATCATTTATAAAGTCAACTCATTTGGATGAGATGGCAATATTGGCCACAATGCAAGGAAAGGTCAGTGTAGCAAGCTTGCTTGAGATTAAAAATACAATAATGGAGGGTGATATACACGATGACTTATTGGATGAAATCGTAGAGCATGCTCGCTCTTTGGATGGGAAAAATGGATTTATCGTCAGATCCAGTGCCGTATCTGAAGATGGTGAAAGAGAATCTTCGGCAGGTTTGTACGACAGTTATGTATGTGCAACTTTAGAAGATTTACCCATGAAAATAAAATCATGTTGGGCTTCAATATTTAATGAAAATGCAGTTTATTATTTAAACAATAGAATGCCTAATACCATTCAACGTATGTCCGTCATTGTTCAGGAACTCATAATACCTGATGTTTCTGGTGTTATTTTTTCTGCCGATCCTGTATCTGGTAATAAAGATAAAATTATTATCGAAGTGGTTAAAGGTTCTTGCGAGAATCTGGTTTCAGGCAGTGACACACCAGATAGATATGTTATTGATAAAAGAGAACATAACATTTTAGAAAGATATTTAACGCAACCTGGTATCGCGCAGATTAGTGTTAATATTTTGAAAAACCTTGCTAATTTAGCATCCCAAATTGAAAAAATAATGGTTATTGATAGCTTGGATTTAGAATGGGGAGTACACGAAGGTGTGATCTATATTTTCCAGTCCAGACCAATAACGACCTTAGCAATGAAAAGTTCGATGATGGCAGTCACGAATGAAAAGATATATCACCCATGGTGGTCAGATTGTGAACCTTGCTGGAGAACTGATGCGCGAAACTGGGCAATAAATAATAGGAATGACATTGCCTGGAATGGCATATGTAACTTTTTTTTGTATGTCGAAAAGGGAATGACCCACGCTTATCTTTCAGATGCAGACGTGAAAAAACAAATCATGGAAGGAAAATTCTTTTTTGATGAGGGTAATATTCTTATTCAAGAGTCAATACTTGAAAACTTGTTAGCCTCATTTTCTAACTTTAAAGAACAAACTGCGAAATTAAAGTTTGAACAAATGAGTCGTATTGAACTATCTGATTTTTTCTATACAGCTATGGATTTGTACGGTGTACTAACGAGTCATTATCGTTCCACTGGGAATGAGTTTACTGCCTTGTTTGGAGAGGATATCAATTACTATCTTAATAGTCAGGAGATTGAACAACTGGATAAATGGCTTTCTCATGAGGCACTGGTTGACGAATCTCGTGATTTTCGAGCGCTATGTAATGAAGAATCCATGGTCAATGCAAAGAGTATAAGGAATCATCTTGAGAATTATCCATGGCTGGTGATAAATCATTATACTTATAATGATGCCTGTGATTCTTTATTAGACCGGATTGAAAAAAACACTCACCTTACTCAGTTAACGCATCCCATAGCAGTTCATACTCCGCCAGACTGTATTGATAAGTTGCCAGCTAATCATTTCAAAACATATAGGTTAATTAAAAAATTTAGAAATGAGATAAAGCAGTGTTGGGCAAGCTTTGATTATATTTTGATTCCATTCTTTATGAAAGTAAGTGAGTTAACAGAAGAAGATATCAAGGATATTAATCAGTACTATCTTATGAGTGAAATAACAAGTCTAATTAATGATAAGAAGAAGTTGTCGTTGCAAGAAAAAAATAGCAGACATGAAAAAATGATCTTTATTTTTTCAGATGGTGCCAGTCGCATAGAATGCGGTGACTTAGCATCCGATGAATACAATAAATTATATACCAATAAATCAACAGAATTGAACGGAAGTGTCGCTTGTCGAGGTGAGAAAAATACAATACAGGGTGAGGCTGTCGTTTTACGTTGTAATGATGCCCTGAGTCTTAAAGAAGCACGACAGGCGGTGATGACACCAGGGAAAATAATTATAACGTCTATGACACAATTTAACGCCTTGGACGTTATTGTCAAATCAGTTGGTATTGTAACCGATGAGGGGGGAGTATTAAGTCATGCGGCTATTATTGCAAGAGAATATGGCATTCCTTGCATTGTCGGCACAGGGTCATCAACTCAAAGAATAAAAACTGGAGATCAAGTAATTATGAATCTTGATAGTGGTGACGTGAGTATTGTGGATTGA
- the tauA gene encoding taurine ABC transporter substrate-binding protein, which produces MSRDFFISLCSAIFVLALTTTELQAVNVIVAYQTEAEPAKVAQAENSFSKMSGATVDWRKFDSGSAVLRALASGDVQIGNLGSSPLAVGASQKLPIEVFLIASQLGASEALVVRKSINTPQDLIGKRIAVPFISTPHYSLLSALQHWGIEQQDVQILNMQPAAISAAWQRGDIDGAYVWAPVVNELAKTGKILTDSEQVGLWGAPTLDVWVVRKDFAESHPDVVTAFVRSTLAAQKAYLAAPEAWLEDKLNISILARLSGASEAQVPGLVKGSRYLPLAEQIIQLGKPVEKNIQDTAKFLQKEGKISQVESDYSAFVTNRFVLQAQVTPK; this is translated from the coding sequence ATGAGTCGCGATTTTTTTATATCTCTATGCTCAGCAATATTCGTTTTAGCACTGACAACGACTGAGCTTCAAGCAGTCAATGTGATCGTCGCGTATCAGACTGAAGCTGAACCCGCAAAGGTTGCCCAGGCGGAAAACAGCTTTAGCAAAATGTCGGGGGCTACAGTGGATTGGCGTAAGTTCGATAGTGGCTCGGCTGTGCTACGTGCACTTGCCTCCGGCGATGTACAAATTGGTAATCTTGGCTCCAGTCCATTAGCTGTTGGTGCCAGTCAAAAACTGCCCATTGAAGTGTTTCTTATTGCCTCGCAGTTAGGTGCATCCGAAGCGTTGGTGGTGAGAAAATCAATCAATACTCCCCAAGATCTCATCGGTAAACGAATTGCTGTGCCGTTCATTTCTACCCCGCATTACAGTTTATTGTCTGCCCTCCAACATTGGGGGATTGAGCAACAAGATGTTCAGATCCTGAACATGCAACCCGCTGCGATTTCAGCAGCATGGCAGCGAGGAGATATTGATGGAGCTTATGTCTGGGCCCCAGTGGTCAATGAACTCGCCAAGACCGGAAAAATCTTGACTGACTCAGAACAAGTTGGACTTTGGGGCGCGCCAACGCTGGATGTCTGGGTTGTACGTAAGGATTTTGCAGAGAGTCATCCCGACGTGGTAACCGCTTTTGTTAGGAGTACATTAGCAGCACAGAAAGCCTATTTAGCGGCCCCTGAAGCATGGCTGGAGGATAAACTCAATATCAGCATACTGGCGCGACTGAGTGGAGCAAGCGAAGCCCAAGTGCCAGGGTTGGTCAAAGGGAGTCGCTACCTCCCATTGGCAGAGCAGATTATACAGTTAGGTAAACCGGTCGAAAAAAACATCCAAGATACAGCTAAGTTCCTGCAAAAAGAGGGAAAGATATCTCAGGTTGAGAGCGATTATAGCGCCTTTGTCACCAACCGCTTTGTGCTACAGGCTCAGGTTACGCCGAAGTAA
- the tauB gene encoding taurine ABC transporter ATP-binding subunit — MLNVNHISAKYNGLKVLDDVSLQISHGELLVVLGPSGCGKTTLLNLIAGFITPSAGDITLDGVRIKSPGAERCVVFQSEGLLPWRNVLNNVGFGLQLAGINKTQRDTISRKILKQVGLADFENYFIWQLSGGMRQRVGIARALAANPRMLLLDEPFGALDAFTREQMQELLLKIWRDTGKQILLITHDIEEAIFLASKLLLLSPGPGQVVESLSLDFGRRYASGEACRTIKSDPEFISKREYVLSKFFEQREGLL; from the coding sequence ATGCTGAATGTTAACCATATTAGTGCGAAGTACAATGGGCTGAAAGTTCTGGATGACGTGTCGTTGCAAATTAGTCATGGAGAACTGCTCGTCGTACTAGGGCCGTCTGGCTGTGGGAAAACGACACTACTGAACTTGATTGCTGGTTTTATTACCCCTTCTGCGGGGGATATTACTCTCGATGGCGTCCGGATCAAATCACCAGGAGCTGAACGGTGCGTCGTTTTCCAGTCTGAAGGTTTGCTACCCTGGCGTAATGTTTTAAATAATGTGGGATTTGGGCTGCAACTTGCAGGGATAAATAAAACACAACGCGACACGATTTCACGGAAAATATTAAAACAGGTGGGTTTGGCAGATTTCGAAAACTATTTTATATGGCAACTTTCCGGAGGTATGCGTCAGCGTGTCGGTATTGCTCGCGCCTTGGCTGCAAATCCGCGAATGTTATTACTGGATGAACCGTTCGGCGCACTTGATGCATTCACCCGCGAACAGATGCAAGAGTTACTATTAAAAATTTGGCGCGATACAGGTAAACAGATATTACTCATTACCCATGATATTGAAGAAGCTATTTTTCTGGCCAGCAAACTTCTATTACTTTCCCCAGGGCCGGGGCAAGTAGTGGAAAGTTTGTCGCTTGATTTTGGCCGCCGTTACGCGAGTGGCGAAGCCTGCCGCACCATAAAGTCTGATCCAGAATTTATTAGCAAACGTGAATATGTTCTCAGCAAATTTTTTGAGCAACGTGAAGGGTTATTATGA
- the tauC gene encoding taurine ABC transporter permease TauC, translating into MKRNCSLKNRAAGKGERTKYGCISLNLLISSATLLAVLIIWWAATVQELINPLFLPSPQQVLNQLMVIASPQGFMNATLWQHLSASLGRILVALFAAVSIGIPVGIAMGINSRLRAVLDPLIEIYRPIPPLAYLPLMVIWFGIGETSKILLIYLAIFAPVTLATVVGVRSIEQVKVRAAQALGATRWQVLRFVVLPNALPAILTGIRIGLGVGWSTLVAAELIAATRGLGFMVQSASEFLATDVVIAGIIVIALVAAGLELGLRALQRKITPWYEQVG; encoded by the coding sequence ATGAAACGGAATTGTAGTCTGAAAAATAGAGCCGCTGGGAAAGGGGAGCGAACAAAATACGGGTGTATTTCGCTTAATCTATTGATCAGCAGTGCTACGTTGTTGGCGGTTTTGATTATTTGGTGGGCAGCAACAGTGCAAGAGCTAATAAATCCTCTGTTTCTGCCTTCACCGCAGCAAGTGCTAAATCAGCTGATGGTTATTGCCAGTCCGCAAGGCTTTATGAATGCAACGTTATGGCAACATTTGTCCGCCAGCTTAGGGCGTATTTTGGTCGCATTATTTGCCGCTGTGAGCATAGGAATTCCTGTAGGGATTGCTATGGGTATCAACAGCCGTTTGCGGGCCGTACTGGATCCGTTGATTGAAATCTATCGTCCTATTCCCCCGCTGGCATATTTGCCATTGATGGTGATTTGGTTTGGTATTGGAGAAACTTCAAAAATTCTATTGATTTACTTGGCTATTTTTGCACCGGTTACACTTGCAACAGTGGTAGGTGTCCGCAGTATTGAGCAAGTAAAAGTCCGTGCTGCTCAAGCTCTAGGGGCAACGCGGTGGCAAGTGTTGCGCTTTGTGGTGCTCCCCAATGCGCTACCCGCAATTCTCACGGGGATTCGTATTGGCTTGGGAGTCGGCTGGTCGACACTGGTTGCAGCAGAGCTGATCGCCGCGACCAGAGGTTTGGGTTTCATGGTCCAATCGGCTAGTGAGTTCCTTGCTACAGATGTAGTCATTGCAGGTATCATCGTGATTGCTTTGGTCGCCGCAGGATTAGAGCTAGGGCTGCGCGCATTGCAACGAAAAATAACGCCATGGTATGAGCAAGTAGGATAA
- a CDS encoding subclass B2 metallo-beta-lactamase YEM-1: MLKTILQFFVLFTVTQGAYASKIALVKLSDNLYVVEDDYYYRENSMVYIGKDYITVIGATWTPDTAKELDAQIKKISKKPIAEVINTNYHTDRAGGNLYWKSIGAELISTKMTYNLMEKHWQDILETTRKGYDGFPDIPLVLPTKTFDNNFELQNGEIKAIYTGESHTPDGIFVYFPKEKTLYGNCIIKEKLGNLASANIKEYPKTLQKLKNLNLDIKTVVGGHDSPIHGSELIDSYKKLIEAANK; this comes from the coding sequence ATGTTAAAAACAATATTACAATTTTTTGTTTTATTCACTGTAACTCAAGGTGCTTATGCATCTAAAATAGCATTGGTAAAATTAAGTGATAATCTTTATGTTGTCGAGGACGACTATTATTACAGAGAAAACTCCATGGTTTACATTGGTAAAGACTATATTACCGTTATTGGTGCCACCTGGACACCGGATACAGCTAAAGAATTAGATGCGCAAATCAAAAAAATAAGTAAAAAACCCATCGCTGAAGTTATCAATACCAATTATCATACGGACAGGGCCGGTGGTAATTTATATTGGAAAAGTATTGGTGCTGAATTGATTTCTACCAAAATGACGTATAATTTAATGGAAAAACATTGGCAAGATATTCTTGAGACTACCCGTAAAGGGTACGATGGCTTCCCTGATATTCCCCTTGTTTTGCCGACAAAGACTTTTGATAATAACTTTGAACTACAAAATGGCGAGATAAAAGCTATCTACACAGGTGAATCTCATACTCCTGACGGAATATTTGTTTATTTTCCGAAGGAAAAAACCTTATATGGAAATTGCATAATTAAAGAGAAATTAGGTAATTTGGCCTCTGCTAATATAAAGGAGTACCCTAAGACCTTACAGAAACTTAAAAATTTAAATCTCGATATAAAGACAGTTGTCGGTGGTCATGACTCACCAATACATGGTTCCGAACTTATCGATAGCTATAAAAAACTAATCGAAGCCGCTAATAAGTAA
- a CDS encoding amidohydrolase family protein, producing the protein MKNKIIAVEEAFITSDIVTEWDNYLSRDNVEPGFRMMGKTYLKATPSTKEVQDRLLNMGTERIADMNSAGIDMQILSLCSPGVQIFEPTLGTMLAHHANDILSDAIKAFPTRFAGLAAIAPQDPNAAVIELARCKRLGLKGVIINSHTMGEYLDAEKYLPILESCESLGLPIYLHPREPSPSMIAPYLDYGLYFAGWGFAAETGLHALRLIMSGIFDKLPKLKIILGHLGEGLPFWLQRIDNRYKLQVSIGAVRKMRKLPSEYFRLHFVITTSGMYSDAALQLCLTELGADSILFAADYPHESAMEAVVFMDSTPISNEDRDKIYWKNAMRVFDL; encoded by the coding sequence ATGAAAAACAAAATAATAGCGGTAGAGGAAGCATTTATTACTTCAGATATTGTCACTGAATGGGACAATTACTTAAGCAGAGATAATGTTGAGCCAGGCTTTCGTATGATGGGGAAAACCTACCTAAAAGCGACGCCAAGCACGAAAGAAGTACAAGATAGATTATTGAATATGGGTACGGAAAGAATTGCTGATATGAATTCTGCTGGAATTGATATGCAAATACTCTCTCTATGCTCACCAGGAGTCCAAATTTTTGAACCCACTCTGGGCACAATGCTGGCACACCATGCGAATGATATATTAAGCGATGCAATTAAGGCTTTTCCAACCCGGTTTGCTGGGTTAGCGGCCATTGCCCCTCAGGACCCTAACGCGGCAGTAATAGAATTAGCACGTTGTAAACGTTTAGGTTTGAAAGGTGTCATAATTAATTCTCACACAATGGGGGAATATCTAGATGCAGAAAAGTACTTACCAATATTAGAAAGTTGTGAATCACTGGGATTACCGATTTATCTTCATCCGAGAGAGCCTTCTCCCAGTATGATAGCCCCGTATCTTGACTATGGACTTTATTTTGCTGGATGGGGTTTCGCCGCAGAAACCGGGTTACATGCATTGCGCCTAATAATGAGTGGGATATTTGATAAATTACCCAAGCTTAAAATTATATTAGGGCATTTAGGTGAAGGTTTACCGTTCTGGCTACAGCGCATTGATAATCGCTATAAACTTCAGGTCAGCATTGGTGCTGTTCGTAAAATGAGAAAATTACCTAGCGAATACTTTCGATTACATTTTGTTATTACCACCAGTGGCATGTATTCTGATGCTGCTTTGCAGCTCTGCCTGACTGAACTTGGCGCGGATTCAATTTTATTTGCTGCAGACTATCCACATGAGTCGGCAATGGAAGCCGTGGTATTTATGGATTCAACTCCAATCTCAAATGAGGATAGGGATAAAATTTATTGGAAAAATGCCATGCGAGTTTTTGATCTCTGA